From Humisphaera borealis, the proteins below share one genomic window:
- a CDS encoding putative signal transducing protein, with the protein MTTPEGKDASKPSPPPTLSYASAGMAANAGDNLVTIEKCANVQEAAMRVNVLEAAGIHAVAVNENVQSLGLQFAALVPVEVQVRQEDESRAREVLRVATSDDVEPADDQPQTLPATETDGVPIELAEVARFDNIRALREAALLLESARIRSVPPKLVVRQGEAGVGKRFKLLVPADDADRAMEILADLDEDTDEEELRCPKCGSWKIYPVGQLAATVKWFLRMGDKPVEMSDCLECKYRGVKAEFERA; encoded by the coding sequence ATGACCACACCCGAGGGCAAAGACGCGTCCAAGCCGTCACCACCCCCAACGCTCTCGTATGCGTCTGCCGGCATGGCGGCAAACGCCGGCGACAATCTTGTCACGATCGAGAAGTGCGCCAACGTGCAGGAAGCCGCGATGCGGGTCAATGTGCTGGAGGCGGCTGGCATTCATGCGGTCGCCGTCAACGAAAACGTCCAGAGCCTGGGCCTCCAGTTTGCCGCACTCGTCCCCGTCGAAGTGCAGGTCCGCCAGGAGGACGAATCCCGCGCCCGCGAAGTTCTGCGCGTCGCGACCTCTGACGACGTCGAGCCGGCCGATGACCAACCCCAGACGCTCCCGGCGACGGAAACAGACGGCGTGCCGATCGAGTTGGCGGAAGTCGCCCGCTTCGACAACATCCGCGCGCTTCGGGAAGCAGCACTGTTGCTCGAATCAGCCCGAATTCGCTCGGTCCCGCCCAAGCTCGTCGTGCGTCAAGGCGAAGCGGGTGTCGGCAAGCGTTTTAAGCTGCTCGTCCCCGCGGACGACGCCGACCGCGCGATGGAGATTCTGGCGGACCTCGACGAAGACACCGACGAAGAAGAACTTCGCTGCCCGAAATGTGGTTCCTGGAAGATCTACCCCGTGGGTCAACTCGCCGCGACGGTCAAATGGTTTCTGCGAATGGGGGACAAGCCGGTGGAGATGTCGGACTGCCTGGAATGCAAGTATCGCGGAGTGAAGGCCGAGTTCGAACGCGCGTGA
- a CDS encoding transglutaminase family protein — MRHRIRHITEYTYDEQVPLCHNVVHLQPRDTDRQTCLSTCINITPEPASRRDRLDFYGNHVTSLTLQEPHDHLRIESKSEVDVRPFQPPELFRWPAWEEVAQQIRRRLEPAFLDARQYTFDSPHIPRHPDLAAFAATSFTPGRSTWDAVEELSERIHSGFKFDSTVTTIGTPVLDVLKHRHGVCQDFAHLMIGSIRSLGLAARYVSGYLVTHPPPGKPRLVGADASHAWVSVFFPDYGWVDFDPTNGCIPSYEHITVGWARDYEDISPVKGVIVGGQGHALTVAVDVEPIAAE, encoded by the coding sequence ATGCGTCATCGCATCCGCCACATCACCGAGTACACGTACGACGAGCAGGTACCGCTTTGTCATAACGTGGTGCATTTGCAGCCGCGCGACACCGATCGGCAGACCTGCCTGTCGACCTGCATCAACATCACGCCCGAGCCGGCGTCTCGGCGGGATCGGCTGGATTTCTACGGCAACCATGTCACATCGCTGACCTTGCAGGAGCCACACGACCACCTGCGCATCGAAAGCAAGAGCGAAGTGGACGTACGCCCGTTTCAACCGCCGGAGTTGTTCCGCTGGCCGGCTTGGGAAGAGGTGGCTCAGCAGATCCGCCGGCGACTGGAACCTGCGTTTCTGGACGCACGCCAGTACACCTTCGATTCGCCTCATATACCGCGGCACCCAGACCTGGCGGCGTTCGCGGCGACCAGCTTTACGCCCGGGCGATCCACCTGGGACGCGGTCGAAGAACTCAGCGAACGGATCCACAGCGGCTTCAAGTTCGATTCCACCGTGACGACCATCGGCACGCCTGTGCTTGATGTGCTCAAGCATCGCCATGGGGTCTGCCAGGACTTTGCCCACCTGATGATCGGCTCGATTCGGTCGCTCGGATTGGCGGCGCGTTACGTGAGTGGCTACCTGGTCACTCATCCGCCTCCGGGTAAGCCGCGGCTCGTCGGGGCCGACGCGTCTCATGCCTGGGTGTCGGTCTTCTTCCCCGACTACGGCTGGGTCGACTTCGATCCGACCAACGGCTGCATCCCGTCGTACGAACACATCACCGTCGGCTGGGCCCGCGACTACGAAGACATCAGCCCCGTCAAAGGCGTCATCGTCGGCGGGCAGGGCCATGCGCTGACGGTGGCGGTGGATGTGGAGCCGATTGCGGCGGAGTAA
- a CDS encoding NAD(P)H-dependent glycerol-3-phosphate dehydrogenase: MPEQITILGDGAMATVCSILLKSGGHGVTMWGAFEESIERLLQDREQRKLLPGVRIPKEVRLTANDADAFAGATMVLSAIPTQYMRSAWARLKPHVPAGVPVVTVAKGIENGTLLRPTQIIADALGGWTRNPLAALSGPNIAAEIAKYLPATAVAGADDEALARRVQSVFSTQWFRVYTNDDITGVELAGATKNVIAIAAGILEGLAAGNNAKAALVTRGIVEITRLGVAMGAKAATFAGLAGLGDLITTCFSPDSRNRTVGERIGKGQKLEQILATMDSVAEGVPTTRSVMQLARRHNVDMPITEGVHAVLFEGRDAIDALTGLMTREPKPEWGE; the protein is encoded by the coding sequence ATGCCTGAACAAATCACCATTCTCGGCGACGGCGCCATGGCGACCGTCTGCTCGATCCTGCTCAAAAGCGGCGGGCACGGCGTTACGATGTGGGGCGCGTTCGAAGAATCGATCGAACGCCTCCTCCAGGATCGCGAACAGCGCAAGCTTCTGCCGGGTGTCCGAATCCCCAAAGAGGTCCGACTGACGGCCAACGACGCCGACGCCTTCGCCGGGGCGACGATGGTTCTCTCGGCGATCCCGACACAGTACATGCGGTCGGCTTGGGCTCGCCTTAAACCGCATGTGCCTGCTGGTGTGCCGGTCGTGACGGTGGCCAAGGGAATCGAGAACGGCACACTGCTCCGGCCGACGCAGATCATCGCCGATGCCCTTGGCGGGTGGACGCGCAATCCGCTGGCGGCACTATCCGGCCCGAACATCGCCGCCGAGATTGCCAAGTATCTGCCGGCGACTGCCGTCGCCGGGGCGGACGACGAAGCCCTTGCCCGCCGCGTGCAATCGGTCTTCTCGACGCAGTGGTTCCGCGTCTATACCAACGACGACATCACCGGCGTCGAACTGGCGGGCGCGACGAAGAACGTCATCGCGATTGCCGCCGGCATCCTGGAAGGCCTCGCCGCCGGCAACAACGCCAAGGCGGCCCTGGTAACGCGCGGGATCGTCGAGATCACCCGGCTGGGCGTGGCGATGGGCGCCAAGGCAGCCACCTTCGCAGGCCTGGCCGGGCTGGGAGACCTGATCACCACCTGTTTCAGCCCCGACAGCCGAAACCGCACCGTCGGCGAGCGCATCGGCAAAGGTCAGAAGCTCGAGCAAATCCTGGCAACAATGGACAGCGTCGCCGAAGGCGTGCCCACGACCCGCAGCGTGATGCAGCTCGCCCGCCGGCACAACGTGGACATGCCGATTACCGAAGGCGTTCACGCCGTACTGTTCGAAGGAAGAGATGCGATCGACGCACTGACGGGGCTGATGACGCGCGAGCCGAAACCGGAATGGGGAGAGTGA
- a CDS encoding MlaD family protein encodes MNKERNALRAGLFIVVSTVLIAVVIVSIKGAGRFTEGRSTRTVSFKLSDDLGGLRIGDDVRVGGWKVGSVQTIEAVGLEGADPRLQVTFTVPARFKLKEAARIGIQTTLTGATALNIDHLGAGKEYAESDMIPGRPDPKSALFASLGEAGPDLAATMKDARLAAADIRGMTIPKANAALDSFKGTGDSATALVTDVKGQIPPIVEKYNGVTDKTGAMMQSITDMIGPSSTDWKGLMANLNKASGSINEKLPAMLEKLDTTLASAQTALEDVKKTVANTTEMTASLKQIIGRNESKLEGIIVSLKTTGDNLQAASAEIRRSPWRLLYKPAANEVANLNVYDSARQFAEGANDLNDAATALRDALKTGGASPQEIQGMIDRLEKSFTGFREVEGKLWTEVKN; translated from the coding sequence ATGAATAAAGAACGTAACGCCCTTCGCGCAGGCCTGTTCATCGTGGTGTCAACGGTGCTGATCGCCGTCGTGATCGTTTCGATCAAGGGTGCCGGCCGATTCACCGAAGGCAGGTCCACGCGCACTGTATCGTTCAAGCTCTCCGACGACCTCGGTGGACTTCGCATCGGCGACGACGTTCGGGTGGGCGGCTGGAAGGTCGGCTCGGTCCAGACCATCGAAGCAGTGGGGCTGGAGGGTGCCGACCCGCGACTGCAGGTCACATTCACCGTCCCGGCCCGCTTCAAGCTGAAAGAAGCCGCCCGAATCGGCATTCAGACCACGCTCACCGGGGCTACCGCGCTGAACATCGACCACCTGGGTGCCGGTAAGGAATACGCCGAGTCCGACATGATTCCCGGCCGACCGGACCCCAAGTCGGCACTGTTTGCGAGCCTGGGAGAGGCCGGCCCGGACCTCGCCGCGACGATGAAAGACGCCCGTCTCGCCGCCGCCGACATCCGCGGCATGACCATCCCCAAGGCTAACGCCGCCCTGGACAGCTTTAAAGGCACAGGCGATTCGGCGACCGCGCTCGTGACCGATGTGAAGGGGCAGATCCCGCCGATCGTCGAGAAGTACAACGGCGTTACCGACAAAACCGGCGCGATGATGCAGAGCATCACCGACATGATCGGCCCCAGCTCGACCGATTGGAAAGGCCTGATGGCCAACCTCAACAAGGCGAGCGGTTCGATCAACGAGAAACTGCCGGCGATGCTTGAGAAGCTCGACACCACGCTCGCCAGCGCACAAACCGCACTCGAAGACGTCAAGAAAACGGTCGCGAATACCACGGAGATGACCGCCTCGCTGAAGCAGATCATCGGCCGGAACGAGAGCAAGTTGGAAGGCATCATCGTGAGTCTCAAGACCACCGGCGATAACCTCCAGGCCGCCAGCGCCGAGATCCGCCGCAGCCCCTGGCGGCTGCTCTACAAGCCCGCCGCCAACGAAGTCGCGAACCTGAACGTCTACGACTCTGCGCGCCAGTTCGCCGAAGGTGCCAACGACCTGAACGACGCCGCAACCGCACTTCGCGACGCCCTGAAGACCGGCGGCGCCAGCCCGCAGGAAATCCAGGGCATGATCGATCGGCTGGAGAAGAGCTTCACCGGCTTCCGCGAGGTGGAAGGCAAGCTCTGGACAGAAGTGAAGAATTAA